The following are encoded in a window of SAR202 cluster bacterium genomic DNA:
- the metG gene encoding methionine--tRNA ligase codes for MPAQSEKVFIAVAWPYANGPLHLGHIAGCYLPADIFARYHRLKGNRVLMVSGSDQHGTPITVRAEQEGLTPQQVVDKYHASFLDSWKRLGITFDLFTTTGTPNHRQVAHDMFLTLLNKGYITKGTMLLPYCPTCRQFRPDRYIEGICPHCRYVGARGDQCDNCGRTLDPQDLIEPKCRVCMSTPEFRESEHFFLKLTAFEKPLQDWVAQQSEKAGWRLNVRNFTARYLADGLKDRAITRDISWGIPVPVPGFDSKRIYVWFEAVCGYLSAAKEWAQKQGAPDAWQHFWQDPSCRAYYFIGKDNIPFHTIIWPAMLMGHGGLNLPHDVPANEFLNLADMKFSTSRNYAVWLPDYLDKYEPDPLRYVLSAAMPETSDANFTWADYVRRNNQELVATYGNLVHRTLTQVHRNFDGKFPQPGPLDPDDHALLHRLPQALDSTSDALSKCSFRQALGVAMSLAQDANRYIDAKAPWKTRKTDIQRTATTLWVCLNVISCLRTITYPFLPFSAQKLHTLLGFAGDVQSSGWRLHNIKGGHPFPEPTPLFTKLDESLIESETAKLRSPT; via the coding sequence ATGCCTGCACAGAGTGAAAAAGTCTTCATCGCCGTCGCCTGGCCCTACGCCAACGGCCCCCTCCACCTCGGCCACATCGCCGGCTGCTACCTCCCCGCCGACATCTTCGCCCGCTACCACCGCCTCAAAGGCAATCGAGTCCTCATGGTCTCCGGCTCCGACCAGCACGGCACCCCCATCACCGTCCGCGCCGAGCAGGAGGGCCTCACCCCCCAGCAGGTCGTCGATAAGTACCACGCCAGCTTCCTCGACTCCTGGAAGCGACTCGGCATCACCTTCGACCTCTTCACCACCACCGGCACCCCCAACCACCGCCAGGTCGCCCACGACATGTTCCTCACCCTCCTCAACAAGGGCTACATCACTAAGGGTACGATGCTCCTCCCATACTGCCCCACCTGCCGCCAGTTCCGGCCAGACCGATATATCGAAGGCATCTGCCCCCACTGTCGATACGTCGGCGCCCGCGGCGACCAGTGCGACAACTGCGGCCGCACCCTCGACCCCCAGGACCTCATCGAGCCCAAATGCCGCGTCTGTATGTCCACCCCCGAGTTCCGTGAGTCCGAGCACTTCTTCCTCAAGCTCACCGCCTTCGAGAAGCCCCTCCAGGACTGGGTCGCCCAGCAGAGTGAGAAGGCCGGCTGGCGGCTCAACGTCCGCAACTTCACCGCCCGATATCTCGCCGACGGCCTCAAGGACCGCGCCATCACCCGAGACATCTCATGGGGCATCCCCGTGCCCGTTCCAGGCTTCGACTCCAAGCGCATCTACGTCTGGTTTGAGGCCGTCTGCGGCTACCTCTCCGCCGCCAAAGAATGGGCCCAGAAACAGGGCGCGCCGGACGCCTGGCAGCACTTCTGGCAAGACCCCTCCTGCCGCGCCTACTACTTCATCGGCAAGGACAACATCCCCTTCCATACCATCATCTGGCCCGCCATGCTCATGGGCCACGGCGGCCTCAATCTCCCTCACGATGTCCCCGCCAACGAGTTCCTCAACCTGGCCGACATGAAGTTCTCCACCAGCCGAAACTACGCCGTCTGGCTCCCCGACTATCTCGATAAGTATGAGCCCGACCCCCTGCGCTACGTCCTGTCCGCCGCCATGCCCGAGACCAGCGACGCCAACTTCACCTGGGCCGATTATGTTCGACGCAACAATCAGGAGCTGGTCGCCACCTACGGGAACCTGGTCCACCGCACCCTCACCCAGGTCCATCGCAACTTCGATGGCAAGTTCCCCCAGCCAGGCCCCCTCGACCCCGACGACCACGCCCTCCTCCACCGCCTCCCCCAGGCCCTCGACTCCACCAGCGACGCCCTGTCCAAATGCAGCTTCCGGCAAGCCCTCGGCGTCGCCATGAGTCTCGCCCAGGACGCCAACCGATATATCGACGCCAAAGCCCCCTGGAAGACCCGCAAGACCGATATCCAGCGCACCGCCACCACCCTCTGGGTCTGCCTGAACGTCATCTCCTGCCTCCGCACCATCACCTACCCCTTCCTCCCCTTCTCCGCCCAGAAACTCCACACCCTCCTCGGCTTCGCCGGCGATGTCCAGTCCTCCGGCTGGCGCCTCCACAACATCAAAGGTGGACACCCCTTCCCCGAACCCACCCCCCTCTTCACTAAACTAGACGAGTCCCTAATAGAATCCGAAACCGCCAAACTCCGCTCCCCCACCTAA